Below is a window of Bacillota bacterium DNA.
TCCCAGGGCATGGACCCGCCATTAGTATCACAAAGGATTATCCTGGATGCACCGCCCTTTACAGCTGCATCCAGAGTGGCCAAGGCATATTCGGGATTTGCTTTATAGCCGTCAAAGAAATGCTCAGCATCATAAAAGGCCGTTAACCCCTTATTTACCAGGTAAGCAAGTGAATCTTGAATCATATTTAAATTTTCGTCCAGGGTAGTTTCAAGAGCCCGCTCCACGTGGAAATCCCAGCTCTTGCCAAATATAGCAACTGTACTGACAGCCGACTCCACCAGGCATTTCATATTGTGGTCTTCTTCCGGCGTAATCCCAGGCTTGCGGGTACTGCTGAAAGCAGTTAGAACCGTATTGTTAAAGGAAATATTTTTGGCCCGCTTAAAGAAAGCCAGGTCTTTGGGATTGGAGCCCGGCCAGCCGCCTTCAACGTAATGAAAGCCCATTTGATCCAGCCGCTGCACTATTTTTAACTTGTCTTCCAGAGAGAAGGTTATCCCCTCTCCCTGAGCGCCGTCGCGTAAAGTTGTGTCATACAATTCAATTGATCTCATTTAACTCCCCCCGGTAGAAACACCAAGGTTTTCGACTATTAGATCTCCCATTTGGGAGGTATTTAACTGCTCTTTACCATCTTCCATGATATCGGCGGTACGGTAACCGGAATCCAATGCCCTGGTAACCGCTTTTTCCACGGCATCGGCCGCATTATCCTCGCCAAAGCCGTAGCGCAGCATCATGCTCACCGACAAAATGGTGGCAATGGGATTGGCCTTCCCCTGCCCGGCTATATCCGGTGCCGAGCCGTGAATAGGCTCGTATAACCCGGTTTTTCCTCCCAGGCTGGCTGAAGGGAGCATGCCTATGGAGCCGGTAAGCTGCGCCGCCTGGTCGCTGAGGATATCACCAAACATATTCTCAGTGACCAGCACATCAAACTGCTTGGGATTACGCACCAGCTGCATGGCACAGTTATCCACCAGCATATGCTTTAATTCCACATCCGGGTACTCTTGGGCCACGGACTCCACAATTTCGCGCCAGAAACGGGAGCTCTCCAGTACGTTCGCTTTATCCACCGAGGTTAATTGTTTGCTCCTGCGGCGGGCCATATCAAAACCTACACGCACCACCCGTTCTACTTCTTCAGTGGTGTATTCCAGGGTTTCCACTACCCGCCGGCCCCCGCCGGGCAAGTCTTCCCTTTGCTTGGAGCCAAAGTATAGGCCCCCGGTTAGCTCCCGCACCACCATGATGTCTAGACCTTCCACAACTTCCCGCTTCAAGGTGCTGGCATCGGCCAGAGATGTAAAAACTTGTGCCGGGCGCAGGTTGGCATATACCTGCAGCTCTTTTCGCAGCGGGAGCAGTGCCCCCGCTTCCGGGCGCAGGTGTACAGGGAGTTTATCCCACTTAGGGCCGCCAACGGCCCCCAGTAGAACGGCATCACTTTCCAGGCACAAGTCCAGTGTAGATGCAGGGAGCGGTGTTCCGGTCTCATCGTATGCACAGCCGCCAATGAGGGCTTCAGAAATCTCAAACTGCAGGTGATACTTTTTACCCAGGGCCATTAGTACTTTTAAGGCTTCTGCCATTATCTCGGGGCCTACTCCGTCTCCGGGTAATACCGCCAGTTTAAACATCTGCTTTCACCCTTTTCGCTACATAGTTTATTAGTCCACCCGCAGAGATAATATCCTGCATAAAAGAAGGAATAGGGGTGGCTTGATATTCTTGGTCCTTGGTATGATTTACTATTCTCCCCGTTTCCATATCCACTGAGATTTGGTCCCCTTCGCTGATCGATTCTGCAGCCTGGGGGGACTCAAAGATGGGC
It encodes the following:
- the leuB gene encoding 3-isopropylmalate dehydrogenase, with protein sequence MFKLAVLPGDGVGPEIMAEALKVLMALGKKYHLQFEISEALIGGCAYDETGTPLPASTLDLCLESDAVLLGAVGGPKWDKLPVHLRPEAGALLPLRKELQVYANLRPAQVFTSLADASTLKREVVEGLDIMVVRELTGGLYFGSKQREDLPGGGRRVVETLEYTTEEVERVVRVGFDMARRRSKQLTSVDKANVLESSRFWREIVESVAQEYPDVELKHMLVDNCAMQLVRNPKQFDVLVTENMFGDILSDQAAQLTGSIGMLPSASLGGKTGLYEPIHGSAPDIAGQGKANPIATILSVSMMLRYGFGEDNAADAVEKAVTRALDSGYRTADIMEDGKEQLNTSQMGDLIVENLGVSTGGS